One genomic region from Nocardia vinacea encodes:
- a CDS encoding FAD-binding oxidoreductase, which produces MTQTMSFDFRALRSAIGGPVFAPDDAGYDHARSIWNGAIDRRPAVIAQCLSAEDVAAALAFARENDLEVAVRGGAHAYSGTAVCDGGLMINLGVMNRVVVDPADGTARVGGGATMADMDAATQAYGLAVPGGVISDTGVGGLTLGGGMGWLTRVAGLSIDNLVSAQVVLADSRIVRASDSEHPDLFWALRGGGGNFGIVTEFEYRTHQIGPEVHVGIFFWPLTDGDAALHLIREFIPTMPPRSGVLVCVALSAPPEPFVPEQYHFVPGHALIVAGYGTAEEHAQMLAPIRDALTPLFEFIAPIPFTGLQSMLDVAAPWGIHGYEKALDLDDFSDDVIAILTEQAGKKTSPLSFMPIFTLDGAFTAIGEDDTAFGGARSAHYVCNIEAAAPDAEILAVDRAWVRSTWEALCPFASNQGGYVNFMAEAGEDRVRASYGPAKYAKLADIKTEYDPENVFHRNANIKPG; this is translated from the coding sequence ATGACCCAAACAATGAGTTTCGACTTCAGAGCATTGCGATCCGCTATCGGCGGGCCGGTATTCGCTCCTGACGACGCGGGTTATGACCATGCCCGCTCCATCTGGAACGGGGCCATCGATCGGCGGCCCGCGGTGATCGCTCAGTGCCTGTCCGCCGAGGATGTGGCCGCGGCCTTGGCTTTCGCCAGGGAAAACGACCTCGAGGTAGCGGTGCGCGGCGGTGCCCACGCTTATAGCGGCACGGCGGTCTGCGACGGCGGCCTGATGATCAATCTCGGCGTGATGAATCGCGTGGTCGTGGACCCGGCGGACGGGACAGCCCGGGTCGGCGGCGGCGCGACGATGGCGGATATGGACGCCGCGACCCAGGCGTACGGACTGGCCGTGCCCGGCGGTGTGATCAGCGATACCGGCGTGGGTGGCCTCACCCTGGGGGGTGGCATGGGTTGGCTGACCCGCGTAGCCGGACTGTCGATCGACAATCTCGTCTCGGCGCAGGTCGTCCTTGCCGATAGCCGGATCGTGCGGGCGTCCGACAGCGAGCATCCGGACCTGTTCTGGGCGTTGCGTGGTGGTGGCGGAAACTTCGGAATCGTCACCGAATTCGAATATCGCACCCATCAGATCGGGCCCGAAGTGCACGTCGGGATCTTCTTCTGGCCACTGACGGATGGCGATGCCGCGCTACATCTGATTCGGGAGTTCATCCCAACGATGCCGCCCAGGTCGGGAGTACTGGTCTGCGTCGCATTATCCGCGCCGCCGGAGCCTTTCGTACCGGAGCAGTACCACTTCGTTCCGGGCCACGCCCTTATCGTCGCCGGTTACGGTACCGCCGAGGAGCATGCCCAGATGCTGGCCCCGATCCGTGATGCGCTCACCCCGCTCTTCGAATTCATTGCCCCGATACCCTTTACCGGATTGCAGTCGATGCTCGATGTGGCGGCGCCGTGGGGCATTCACGGATATGAGAAGGCGCTCGATCTCGACGATTTCTCCGACGACGTGATCGCGATTCTGACCGAGCAGGCCGGGAAGAAGACATCGCCGCTCTCGTTCATGCCGATCTTCACACTCGATGGCGCCTTCACGGCTATCGGGGAGGACGACACCGCATTCGGCGGCGCGCGCTCGGCACACTACGTATGCAATATAGAAGCCGCCGCCCCCGACGCCGAGATATTGGCCGTTGACAGGGCGTGGGTGCGCTCGACCTGGGAAGCGCTGTGCCCCTTCGCCTCCAACCAGGGTGGGTACGTCAACTTCATGGCGGAGGCGGGCGAGGACCGGGTCCGCGCATCCTATGGACCCGCCAAATACGCGAAGCTGGCCGATATCAAGACCGAGTACGACCCCGAGAATGTTTTCCACCGCAACGCCAATATCAAGCCGGGCTGA
- a CDS encoding transglycosylase SLT domain-containing protein — MLRVVAAAIAVSALMVCAGPAVAEGLGDSVVTFANAPNDDAATSADSPADSGPTSTDGLNDSATKSANSPNSAAASTDSLGESVSTSAERLGDSLAPSANDLDGSLATPTDSLGESVNTPADALSSGVATSADGLGERVSTSADSLNDSVTPSANGLDDSLAAYAEDSDNNTATPADETDDDIAVTPAASPPDSGTTPAGLTLSLVRLGTRALALTVVPLHQFPAFDAVITHESGWDFFAINPKSGAYGLGQALPAEKMQTHGADWRFNPLTQIRWTYDYMNERYGGPDGAWAFWQVHHWY, encoded by the coding sequence ATGCTGCGCGTTGTCGCGGCCGCCATTGCGGTCAGTGCACTCATGGTTTGTGCCGGTCCAGCCGTTGCCGAGGGGTTGGGCGACAGCGTTGTCACGTTCGCCAATGCCCCGAACGACGACGCCGCAACGTCCGCTGACAGTCCGGCCGATAGTGGCCCCACATCTACTGACGGACTGAATGACAGCGCCACCAAGTCCGCCAATTCCCCCAACAGTGCCGCCGCGTCTACAGACAGCCTGGGCGAGAGCGTCAGCACTTCCGCCGAGAGGTTGGGCGACAGCCTCGCCCCGTCCGCCAACGACTTGGATGGCAGCCTTGCCACGCCGACAGACAGCCTGGGCGAGAGCGTCAACACGCCCGCCGATGCCCTGAGCAGCGGTGTCGCCACGTCTGCGGACGGTCTGGGCGAAAGAGTCAGCACTTCTGCCGACAGTCTGAACGACAGCGTCACCCCATCCGCCAACGGCCTGGACGACAGCCTCGCCGCCTACGCCGAAGACAGCGACAACAACACCGCTACGCCGGCCGACGAGACCGACGACGATATCGCCGTCACGCCCGCCGCCAGCCCGCCCGACAGTGGAACAACTCCTGCCGGACTCACGCTCTCACTGGTCCGCTTGGGCACCAGAGCCCTCGCCTTGACAGTGGTACCACTCCACCAGTTCCCAGCCTTCGACGCCGTCATCACCCACGAGAGCGGTTGGGACTTCTTCGCCATCAACCCGAAAAGCGGCGCGTACGGCCTCGGCCAAGCACTGCCCGCCGAAAAAATGCAAACCCACGGCGCCGACTGGCGCTTCAACCCACTGACCCAAATCCGCTGGACCTACGACTACATGAACGAGCGCTACGGCGGCCCCGACGGTGCTTGGGCATTCTGGCAGGTACACCACTGGTACTGA
- a CDS encoding alpha/beta hydrolase produces the protein MKVADDSARIEVDGWSIAYRMVGAGPPLVLLHGGWEDSRSWRLQLESLADEYTVIAWDAPGCGRSDDPPEGVRLGYYADTLAGLIRGLGIEHPHVLGLSFGGGLAIELYHRHPDVPRSLILVGAYAGWAGSLPADVVDERVRRIREETQRPPAEWAESYLPTFFATPIPREWIDEMLAIMSDSRPSGMIAILSAFAEADLRNVLPTIAVPTLILNGELDERAPLRIAEGLHANIPGSQLVVIPGVGHCCNLEAPKAFDAVVRYFLRQHPIST, from the coding sequence ATGAAGGTTGCGGACGATTCAGCTCGGATCGAGGTCGATGGGTGGTCGATCGCCTACCGGATGGTGGGTGCCGGTCCACCGCTGGTGCTGCTCCATGGCGGATGGGAGGACAGCCGATCGTGGCGGCTGCAGCTGGAGTCGCTCGCCGATGAGTACACGGTCATTGCCTGGGACGCACCTGGGTGCGGCAGGTCCGACGATCCGCCGGAAGGTGTGCGTCTCGGTTACTACGCCGACACCCTGGCGGGTTTGATTCGGGGACTCGGTATCGAACATCCACATGTGCTCGGGCTGTCGTTCGGTGGCGGCCTGGCCATCGAGTTGTATCACCGCCACCCCGATGTGCCGCGCTCGTTGATCCTGGTCGGCGCATACGCCGGATGGGCGGGATCGCTGCCGGCGGATGTGGTGGACGAGCGGGTGCGGCGGATACGGGAGGAGACCCAGCGGCCACCGGCCGAGTGGGCCGAGTCCTACCTACCGACATTTTTCGCCACGCCGATCCCCCGGGAGTGGATCGACGAGATGCTGGCGATCATGTCCGATTCGCGACCGAGCGGCATGATCGCGATACTTTCGGCATTTGCGGAGGCCGACCTGCGCAACGTGCTACCCACCATCGCCGTCCCCACGCTGATCCTCAACGGCGAGCTCGACGAGCGAGCGCCGCTGCGCATCGCCGAGGGATTGCACGCGAATATCCCCGGCTCGCAGTTGGTCGTGATTCCCGGTGTCGGCCACTGCTGCAACCTCGAAGCGCCGAAGGCGTTCGACGCGGTGGTCCGCTATTTCCTGCGACAACATCCGATCAGTACGTAG
- a CDS encoding S1 family peptidase, whose translation MAGSIAHPAAAVPQPDTTPLPPGLIAAVASDLGMDAHEYLVRTETARRLAEFAQQARAAFPAVFAGIRMNDDRPIVSLAEGERAADAKSIAAKAGFSVETVADSERTLDARRVAFERWLSGQPSTVVDSIVAYGIDVVTNSFAVRLANDVQLPTDIGPIQSVTAVLPEARPDDSTVGIQAIAGIEAEGDIIGGQPFGIKVDGKAHRCSFGFNATDAGGNTVNITAGHCDPNNVVEPSAKTTEPQRVYEFKDGQLGKEIGDFAVSQFAPKDYAIVRINETFAPRFRNNLVSTQKMDSPAQAPDVNVNSSNARQSRAAGSDVLRIDGTTEPVVGAAVCKTGFTSGYSCGTVLAAGQKGLLRGHGDQPIEIENMFYAALCGQRGDSGGPIFAGTKALGLSSAIVTASSPFDLGCGHVPLLLGQPISSVLQDNPGLTIRTN comes from the coding sequence ATGGCAGGTTCGATCGCGCATCCAGCGGCGGCCGTACCACAGCCCGATACCACCCCGCTGCCGCCCGGACTGATCGCGGCCGTCGCGAGTGACCTCGGAATGGATGCGCACGAATATCTCGTACGCACCGAAACCGCCCGGCGGCTGGCCGAATTCGCACAGCAGGCCCGCGCCGCATTCCCAGCCGTATTCGCCGGGATCCGGATGAACGACGACCGCCCGATCGTCTCCCTCGCCGAAGGTGAGCGCGCCGCGGACGCCAAATCCATCGCCGCAAAGGCCGGATTCAGCGTGGAAACCGTTGCCGACAGTGAGCGCACCCTCGATGCCCGCCGCGTCGCCTTCGAACGTTGGTTATCCGGTCAGCCGAGCACCGTCGTCGACTCGATTGTCGCCTACGGCATCGACGTGGTGACCAACAGTTTCGCCGTTCGCCTGGCGAACGACGTGCAGTTGCCGACCGATATCGGGCCGATCCAGTCGGTGACGGCCGTACTGCCGGAAGCCCGACCCGACGACTCCACCGTCGGCATCCAGGCGATCGCGGGAATCGAAGCCGAAGGCGACATCATCGGTGGCCAGCCGTTCGGCATCAAGGTCGACGGAAAAGCGCACCGGTGCTCGTTCGGCTTCAATGCCACCGACGCCGGCGGCAATACCGTGAATATCACCGCCGGGCACTGCGACCCGAACAACGTTGTCGAGCCATCCGCGAAAACCACTGAGCCCCAACGCGTCTACGAATTCAAAGATGGGCAGCTCGGCAAGGAGATCGGTGACTTCGCGGTCTCCCAGTTCGCACCCAAGGACTACGCGATCGTGCGGATCAACGAGACATTCGCGCCGCGCTTCCGGAACAACCTGGTGTCCACCCAGAAAATGGATTCACCGGCGCAGGCGCCCGACGTGAATGTGAACAGCAGCAATGCGAGACAGTCGCGAGCTGCCGGTTCGGATGTTCTGCGCATCGACGGAACCACCGAACCGGTGGTCGGAGCGGCCGTCTGCAAAACCGGCTTCACATCCGGATATTCGTGCGGGACAGTGCTGGCGGCCGGGCAAAAGGGCCTGTTACGCGGCCACGGCGACCAACCGATCGAGATCGAGAATATGTTCTATGCCGCCCTCTGCGGCCAGCGCGGCGACAGCGGCGGACCGATCTTCGCAGGCACCAAGGCACTCGGCCTCAGCAGCGCCATCGTCACGGCGAGCTCCCCCTTCGACCTCGGCTGCGGCCACGTCCCACTGCTGCTCGGCCAGCCGATCAGCAGTGTGCTGCAAGACAATCCGGGTTTGACCATTCGGACGAACTGA
- a CDS encoding alpha/beta hydrolase family protein, protein MLVATTLGAPSAFAEVTTSAQISTDTASDDGSHITDVEYIDDRYIRLQVYSAAMDAEFPVEIQRAADGSVPRPTLYLLNGAGGGEDDASWQAQSDARQFMSDKNVNLVQPIGGRFSYYTDWLEDDPVLGRNKWKTYLTDELPPLINAAIGTDGVNAIAGISASTATVLALPIARPDLYRAAAAYSGCAQTSDPIGSRFLKLVIAWGGGNADNMWGPVGSPEWMENDPYLHADKLRGIDLYLSSGNGLPGKYDTLDGAHAEPGLDGLTNQVLLGGAIEAAANYCMKNLQAKLISLGIPATYNFDEGTHSWGYWEDELKRSWPILAHGLGLT, encoded by the coding sequence ATGCTCGTCGCGACGACGCTCGGTGCGCCGTCGGCGTTTGCCGAGGTCACCACATCCGCGCAGATTTCTACGGATACGGCGTCGGACGACGGCTCGCACATAACCGACGTCGAGTACATCGACGATCGATATATCCGACTTCAGGTCTATTCCGCGGCGATGGACGCTGAATTTCCGGTAGAGATCCAGCGGGCCGCGGATGGCTCGGTTCCTCGGCCGACGCTATATCTATTGAACGGTGCGGGCGGCGGTGAGGACGACGCATCATGGCAGGCACAGAGCGACGCGCGGCAGTTCATGTCGGATAAAAATGTCAACCTGGTCCAGCCGATCGGCGGTAGGTTCAGTTACTACACCGACTGGCTCGAGGACGATCCGGTACTGGGTCGCAATAAATGGAAGACCTACCTGACCGATGAATTGCCACCGCTGATCAATGCCGCCATCGGCACCGACGGAGTCAACGCGATCGCGGGAATTTCCGCTTCCACCGCCACGGTGTTGGCATTGCCCATTGCCAGACCCGACCTCTACCGGGCGGCTGCCGCATATAGCGGCTGCGCGCAGACAAGCGATCCGATCGGTTCCAGGTTCCTGAAGCTCGTGATCGCCTGGGGTGGCGGAAACGCCGATAACATGTGGGGACCGGTCGGCTCGCCGGAATGGATGGAAAACGATCCATACCTGCACGCCGATAAATTGCGCGGCATCGATCTCTATCTTTCGTCAGGCAATGGCCTGCCCGGAAAATATGACACGCTGGACGGGGCGCATGCCGAACCCGGACTAGACGGACTGACGAATCAAGTTCTACTCGGTGGCGCGATCGAGGCAGCAGCCAATTACTGCATGAAGAATCTGCAGGCGAAGCTGATATCGCTCGGCATTCCGGCGACGTACAACTTCGACGAGGGCACGCACTCGTGGGGTTATTGGGAAGATGAGTTGAAGCGGTCGTGGCCGATCCTTGCGCACGGACTCGGCTTGACATAG